The Leadbettera azotonutricia ZAS-9 genome has a window encoding:
- the tpiA gene encoding triose-phosphate isomerase, giving the protein MEVTRSRDYFIAGNWKMHKTRAEAAALAKALVKALKPGKHKYLVAPTFTALETVGAIVKGTNILLGAQNCAPEEQGAHTGEVSVLQLKDLGVDAIILGHSERRHIYKEDDTLINKKVKLALKHGFEVILCVGELLEEREKGKAEAVCKRQTEKGLAGVTPEELSKITIAYEPVWAIGTGKTATPDDAEAIHAYIRSVIAKLYGAQAAKQIVIQYGGSVKAENAAQLMAKEDIDGALVGGAALKEETFAPIAKFS; this is encoded by the coding sequence ATCGAAGTTACCCGTTCCCGGGATTACTTCATCGCCGGAAACTGGAAAATGCACAAGACCCGCGCCGAAGCGGCGGCCCTTGCCAAAGCCCTGGTAAAAGCCCTCAAGCCCGGGAAGCACAAGTACCTGGTGGCCCCGACTTTTACCGCCCTCGAAACAGTGGGCGCAATTGTCAAAGGTACCAACATCTTGCTGGGCGCCCAGAACTGCGCCCCCGAAGAACAAGGCGCCCATACGGGCGAAGTATCCGTACTCCAGCTTAAGGATCTCGGCGTCGACGCCATCATTCTGGGCCACAGCGAGAGGCGGCACATTTACAAGGAAGACGACACCCTTATCAACAAGAAGGTAAAGCTGGCCCTGAAGCACGGTTTTGAAGTCATACTCTGCGTTGGCGAGCTTCTCGAAGAAAGAGAGAAGGGAAAGGCCGAAGCGGTGTGCAAACGCCAGACTGAAAAGGGCCTCGCCGGTGTTACCCCCGAGGAACTTTCAAAGATCACCATTGCCTACGAGCCTGTATGGGCCATCGGTACCGGCAAGACCGCAACTCCTGATGATGCCGAAGCCATTCACGCCTACATACGCAGCGTGATCGCCAAGCTTTACGGGGCCCAGGCTGCAAAACAGATAGTCATTCAGTATGGCGGATCGGTTAAGGCAGAGAACGCGGCCCAGCTTATGGCCAAGGAAGACATAGACGGCGCCCTTGTGGGCGGCGCTGCCCTCAAAGAAGAGACCTTTGCGCCCATAGCGAAGTTCAGCTAA